DNA sequence from the uncultured Ilyobacter sp. genome:
CCAGCATTGACAACTATAATATCCGGATTAAATCCAAACTTATAGGCGACTACGTCAATTATTCTGACTCCATTTTCTACCTTTCCAGATAAGCTGTAATACATGGGGCTTATTTCATCTTTTGTCATTTTATCCCTGTTGGTACAACCTAAAATAGCAGCAAGCAAAATCAGCAAAAAAAACATTTTCTTCATATTTCTCACTCCCTTTACTCTTTGAAGTTTTATATGGTGCAACAGGGATAATTCCTTTTAAATTTTTACAGTGCCATTGTAAAGATCTCCAGAACATCTTCCTTTTCAAGAGCCTGCATGGTACCTAGAGGTCCATTTTTAACAGCTCTTTCTGCCATTATTTCAAATTTTTCATGGTCTATCCCCACTTCTGTCAGTGTTTTTGGAGTTCCAAGTGACGTAAAAAACTCTCTGGTTTTTGCTATGGCCTTTCTAGCGACACTCATTTCACAGTCTCCCTCTATACCCCATACATTTTTGGCGTAATCTACAAATCTATGAGCATTTTCCTCAGAAAGAACATAGTCCATCCAATAAGGTGTCAATATCCCTAGCCCCATACCGTGGGTAATGTCATACTGAGCACTGAGCTCATGCTCCATGGCATGTGTGGCCCAGTCTGTAGACTCCTTTCCGCAAGACAGCATTCCGTTTAGGGCTAGAGAACCTGCCCACATTAAATTTGCCCTGGCTTCATAATTTTCTGGGTCTTTTAAAGCCACAGGACCAAAGTTAATAGCTGTCTTTAATATTCCTTCCATAAGTCTGCTCTGAAGGTATCCTCTCTTGTCTGGTGAGAAATACTGCTCAAAAACATGACTCATTATATCTACAACACCAGCTGCAGTATGAAATTTATTAACTGTAAATGTATAGGTTGGGTCGAGGATGGAAAAGACAGGCCTTAATTTTGCATGTCCTATCCCGATTTTTTCATTTGTATCCATTTTGGAGATGACAGAGTTTCCGTTCATCTCACTTCCTGTAGCTGCCAGAGTCAGTATAGAGGCTACAGGAAGGGCATCACGGAGTTCTCCGAGTTTATTGTCTACATAAAAGTCCTGCCACACGTCTCCTTCATACTTTACCTGGGCAGCTATGGCTTTGGCACAGTCGATGACACTCCCCCCACCAGCGGCTAGTACAAGTCCTATATTATTTTCTTTGCATATTTTTGCTCCCTCGTAGACACTTTCTATTCTTGGATTTGGGTCTACTCCTGCTAATTCGAAACATTCAATATTAAAATCAGCAAGCTGTTTTTTGATCAGATTATAAAGCCCCGATCTCTTTATGCTCGACATTCCATATACCAGAAGCACCTTAGAAGTGTATTTACTTATTTCAGATCCCAATTTTTCAACTTTACCCTTTCCGAAAAGGATCTTCGTGGGGATATTGTAATTAAAGTTTTTCATTATATCACTCCTTTATAGATTGATTATTTACATTGTAGTATACATTATTTTTTTCTCTTTTTCATTGATAAAAAAACAGATAAGTGATAGATTCTAAATATCTATTTAAACACTTATCTGTGTAAACTAAAAAAAAACTGGAGGTCAAAAAGGACTATGTTTATAAGTAAGTACAAAGTAAGAATCTCGGATATAAACTACGGAGGACATATGGGGAACGAAAGGGCTTTAGTGGCCTTTCAGCAAGCTAGGATAGAGTGGTTAGAGACTCTTGGGCTGTCAGAGATTAGTATAGGGGAAGATAAAGGTTTAATCCAAAGAAGGGCCAATGTGGAATATCTAAAAGAGGTTTCTTTAGGAGAGGTTCTAGATATTAAAATCTGCCCTGCTGAAATTAAAGGAAGTTATTTCGTACTTGCGCACGAGGTCATAAACCAAGAGGGTGTTAGAGTGTTGACGGGAAATGTTACCCTTGGATCCTTTGATTATAATAGCAAGAAACTGGCTAGAATACCTAGTAAACTCAAAGAAATACTAGAAAAAGAGATAGTCATAAAAGGATAGAGTTTGATTTTACAAAACCTTTAGAGTATAATCAAAGAAAAAATTAGGAGGACTAGATGAAACTTTACAGATATTTTATACTGATACTTTTTGTACTCGCTACTTTCACCGGATGTAGCAACGCTGATAGAAGCAGGCTGCACTTTGATTCTAAACCCTATAACTTTATCACAGGGGAAAATTCCAACGACTATGTGGAGTTATTTTTATTAAAAGTAGACGATATTGACAATCGTTTTTATATCCAGATAAAATCAAAGGAAAATTTGAAAGTTTCAAAAGAAATTAGGGGAAAATGGGATATGAAAAACGGAATTTTGTTTATGACCACAGAAGACAGCAATAAATTAATCAAAATATCAGGATATAACAGTTATCCGAGGGTTATTTACTCTGATATTCCTCAACTTTATTATTTTAATCTTAATCTATCTCCAAGTGTATACAGATATAGCGGAAATTTCAATAAAGACAATTCCAAGTTTAGTATTGATTTAAAACTTTTTGAAAAGGAAAAATCAATACCAGTCTATATAATACCACCTGACGAACAGGAAAATAGCTTTTTTATAACTGTTATCGAGTCAATAGATGGTAAGACTGTTTCTCATGAAGAATTAACTGGAGACTGGATTATCAAAGAAAAAATACTTTACCTTAAGTTAGACGATGACACCATGTATTTTAAAACTGGCAGGGACAGTATAGAGCTAGTTAATTATGAAAATAGGTATGATATCGATCAAATTATATTAAAAAAAGTAAAATAATAAAAAATTCGGCTCTAAGCCGAATTTTTTTATTCTTATATTTATTTGAGACTATTATTAACCTCGCTACGACAAATTTATTGAAATCTAGTTGATTTTTTACTTTAAATTAAATTATTGAATTTATCGGGATTCGTTACTTTTCTCTTGAAAGAAAAGTAACCAAAAGTTCAAGCCTGTGAAAAATCAGCTAAATAACCTTGAAAATCCAAGAAAAACTCGAAACTCGCTACGCTCAGACAGTCGATTTTTTCTAAGGATTTCGCTGCGGTTATTCTTAACGCTGATTTTATCAATGGCAGAAGAAAAAAGATCGAAAACCTCTCGCAAAAGAAATAATATATATAGTTTAGTTTTTACTCTGTGAACCTCTCTTTTTTTCTCTGTGTCCAAAAGGTTTTATCCTTATTCGTGTTAATTTTTTTGCCTTATATTGATTTTCATTCGTGACAAAATCCTTTGACTCTAATATTCTTGTAAATTCAGTAATTTATCTGAATTTCTTACAAAGAATAACTTAAGAACTATTCAACTACCTCTGTAAATACCAAATCCACTATTTTCAAGCCGTCAACAGCGGCACTCATTATCCCTCCGGCATAACCAGCACCCTCTCCTACAGGGTAAAGACCTTGGACACTTACAGAGTCTCCAGATTCTTTTCTGGTAATCCTTACAGGAGCAGAGGTTCTAGTCTCTGGTCCGATTAAATTTGCTTTTGATGATAGAAAATATTTGTTTTTACCCCAGTGTTCGAGAGCCATTTTCATATTCCTACTGATAAACTCAGGGAAAAAATCATTTAAATTATGAGATTCTAGCCTCATTTTATAGCTAGACTCTATCTCCATACTACTTTTTTGATTTTTCAGAAAATCTTCTGCCCGCTGATAGAGGGCTCCATAGTTTGAGATAGTATCATAGGCTTTTTTTTCAAGTTCTCTCTGAAACTTCATCCCAGAAAAAAGTTCTTCTCCAAACTCATTTTCTTTTACAGCAACTACTAGAGCAGAATTGGAAAATTCACCGTCTCTTGTGGAATAACTCATACCGTTTACAAGTGTTCCTCCTTTCTCAGAGGCTGCATTTACAATCTCTCCTCCAGGACACATGCAAAAAGAGAATACCCCTCTTTCTTCAGCCTTGTTATTATAAGCCATATTGTAAGTTGCAGCTCCCAAGAGAGGATGGTCAGCATAGTCACCGTACTGCATTCTGTCTATATCAGCTCTCGGGTGCTCTATACGGGCTCCCACTGCAAAAGCCTTGTTCTCCATGTATACTCCCCTGTTATAAAGCATCTGATACGTATCTCTTGCAGAATGTCCTATGCAGAGAAGAAGGTGATCCACCTCTATACTCTCTTTGCCTTTATTCTTATTCTGCACCTCTATCTTCCTGACCTTACCGTTTACCGCCTCTATATCCGTCATTTTAGTCTCAAAGTAAAATTTACCTCCCATTGAGGTAATCTTTTCTCTGAGGTTTTTTACCACGTCTTTTAATACATCTGTTCCCACGTGAGGTTTATAGTCCCACATAATCTCCTTTTGAGCCCCGTGATCTACCAGTTCCTTAAAGACCTTGCTTATATACTCACTTTTTATCCTTGTATTAAGCTTTCCGTCAGAATAGGTCCCAGCTCCTCCCTCTCCAAACTGTATATTAGAGTCCTCATCTAGCTGGTCCATAGTATAAAAAAGATCCACTGACTTATGTCTTTCATCTACTTTTTTCCCTCTTTCAAAGATAAGAGGTTCATAGCCATATTCACATAACCTTAAAGCTGCAAAAAGTCCAGCAGGGCCTGTTCCTATAATGGCTATAGTACCCTTTTCTTCTTTTGCCCTTCTTTTGGGAAAGATTTTTTCATTTATCAGGGAGACGTTATTCAGCCTATTTATGTCCAGTTCTTTTTCAAGTGTTACAGTGATATTATACACAAGCTTGATATCTTTTTTCTTTCTGCTGTCTATAGATTTTTTTTCATATTCTATATGGCCTATATTATTTTTTCTTATTCCACGTTTTTCTATCTCTTTAATAAGAGCCTTTTCTTGATCTTTTTCTATAAAGACCATTATGTTGTTTATTGCGACCTTCATTATTCACCTCATATTTTTTATCTTGTTAAATTAAGAATCCAAAACTTATTTATTAATTAATTTATTGGGTATACTTTTTATATACTCCCGATTCCCTTTTCTTCTGGGCAGTTTTACTTATATAAGTTCCCTCTATTATTGTTTTAAGCCCTGCTTTTTTTATTATGGATTTCATATAATCCACATTTGAGCATCTGTCTGAATGACGGTTATCTAAGACAATACACGAAGAAAGATGTACTGCTATTTCACTGTTTTTTATATCTGCTAGTTTTGGCATTCTTCGAACTAGATTGTTTATCTTTGGACCTACTCCTTTCCCGTTACAACCTCCACATGTAAAAGAAATGTACTGAGTTTCACTGCTGTAGTCATTAAATGAATTTATTTTTTTATAAAATGAATCAGTGCATGCATATCCACTGCATCTATTTTTTGCTTTTTCACACTGAATTATCGCTGCTAATTTTATATCCAATTTTACCTCCTAAAATTTTTATTTAAATTTATTATGTTTTTCATTATAACATAATTTAATTTTATATGTTTTAAAAAATAATGTAATATCAAATAAATTATAGGACTTTACGTCTGTTGGTATAGAATTTTATATCTATATTAAAACAGAGCTTTTTATGTTAAAATAAGTCAGTATGATTATTTTATTGAGGTGAGGTGGTATTTTGCCTTGGAAAAGGAAAGATTTTGAAAACATATTTATTGTATGTGTGATAACTATATTTATGGGGCAGATATATATGAGTCCCTTTTCATCTTGGTTTAGATTCTCTATAGCAGGAGTAGTCCTGCCAATAGCTCTATTGTTTTTCTCAGACATACCTATCCTTATTACATGCGCTGTCATAGGATTTTTCATACCATTTTTTAGGGCCTTTGTTGAGTTTTTAAATGTTTCTAATATTGAATATATCGAAGCCTTTCACAAATATCTGCCAACTATAGGATATTACTTGATGTATGGTCTTTTATTTATAGCTCTAGATATAAGGAATAAAAGAGACAAATTTTCCATATTTATCTTGAGTATGTGGATATGCGATTCCACATCAAATATTCTTGAGCTTTCTATTAGAAATATTTGGTGGGATTTCCCATTTAAAGTCGCCATATTTCAAGCTATTTTAGTTGGATTTGTAAGAGCCTTTGTTGTTTATCTTTTTTATAACTTTGTTCTCTATGTAAAAAACAGATACGATAAGGACAAAAAAGATAAGGAATACAAGGACTCTCTTATTTTTGTTTCAAAACTTAAAACTGAAGTTTTCTTTTTAAAAAAATCAATAGATGATATAGAGCACACCATGGAGAAAAGTTATCTTCTCTATGATGAGCTTCAAGAGGCCGAACTGAAAAATTATGCTCTTGAAATTTCTAGAAATATTCACGAGATAAAAAAAGATTACTTTAGAGTAGTTACTGGAATAGAGAGCACCCTAGAAACAGAAATGGAAGAACGTAACTTTACTATGTCTCTTTTTGACGTACTGCAGATCATAGAAGATAGTACGAAAAAATTTCTAAATTCAGTAGACAAAGATATTTACCTGAAGTTCGACGTCAAAAAAAATACAAAACTGATAAATTATCTTCCTCTAATATCGCTGATTAACAACCTTATTATTAACTCAATTGAAGCCATTGACAAAAATGGGTTGATAACAGTAGAGGGAACCATAGAAAACAAAAATCTAGTGATCACAGTCACTGACAACGGGCCGGGTATTGAAAAAGAAGATTTAAAACTTATTTTCCAGCCTGGATTTTCCACTAAATATGATTTAGTCTCTGGAAAGATGTCAACTGGTATCGGACTTTCCCACGTAAAGAACTTAGTAGATGAATATTACCAGGGTGAACTCTACTGTGATAGTATACAAAATGTTTTTACTTCATTTACCATAAAAATACCAGTTACCAATCTAATATAAAGGAGTGAATAAAGAATGAACTTTTATATAGTCGATGATGACCCCGGAATACAGAAAATATTGAAAAATATATTGATTAAAAATAAACTTGGAGAAATAGTAGGGACAGCAAATGAGGGAGCAAAGGCTATAGAAGATATCAAAATCTTAAAGCCCGATATTGTACTAGCTGACCTTCTTCTTCCAAAGGTTGACGGAATAGGAATAGTAAATGCTCTCAGAAACACCGATATTGACACAAATTTTATAATGATCTCTGAAGTCAGGTCTCCTGAGATGATCTCTAGAGCCTATGAAAGTGGAGTTGAGTTTTTTATAACTAAACCTATAAATGTAGTAGAGGTTCTATCTGTAATAAAAAAGGTACAGGAAAAAATAAAGATGTCAAATGTAATAGCCTCCTTTGAGAGTGCCTTTAAAAGTATGGATATGCTACGAAATAACCCTCAAAAGACGACACCTGAAAAAAACGATATTCGAAAAGAGATAAATATAGTTTTAGGAGAGCTTGGAATATTAGGTGATCTTGGCTGTAATGATATCTCCGACGGAATCCTATGGATAAAAGATCAATCTGACAAATCCAAACAGCAATATAAACTTTCCGATGTCTATAACTTTCTAAAGACGGTACATGAAAAAAACGAGGGTGTAGAGATAAATACAAGCACAATAGAGCAAAGAATCCGAAGGACAATAACTAAAGTTCTTCAGAATATCTCTAATCTGGGTATAGAGGACTATGGAAATGAGATATTTTTAAAGTATTCAGGAACTATTTTTGATTTTAAAGAAGTTCGTAAACAAATGGATTTTGAAAGAGGTAAATCTCCCTACTGCGGAAAAATTAGTGTAAAAAAGTTCTTTGAAGGTATTTTACTGATGCTAAAAATTTAGTACAAATGTTCTTTTTATAACTAAATTAAAAGTCTTAAACAAAAAGTTTAAGACTTTTTTTTATTTTTTATGTTTTTTTGTGTCGGATTTTGTATGTTGCACTGTAGTATTATTAATATAATAAATAGTGCAACTGATAAACATTTTAACAATGAATATTTGTTGCAAGTTTAATTTTATATATGGTTTGTTTAAACTAAAGACATAATTAATAATTTAAAATTGGGAGGAATGTTTTATGAAAAAAATGCAGCTGACAACAAAAATTTTCATCGGCCTGCTTCTAGGAGCAATTATCGGAGCTATGCTTTATCCTGTGAGAGAAGTTCCATTTGTACATGACTATGTAATAGGATTTGGTTTCCATCTTGTTGGTAAAATCTTTATGAATTCTATTAAAATGATGGTTGTACCATTGGTATTCTTCTCGTTAATAATGGGAACTACTTCAATAACCGACATCAAAAAACTCGGTAGAATAGGTACAAAAACTCTTAGTTTCTATCTTGGTACAACTGCACTAGCTATCACAATAGCACTTGGACTTGCCAATTTGGTAAATCCAGGTAAGGGATTAGATCTTGGAACTATCGAATCATCAGCATTTTCTGTAAAAGAATCCAAAACATTTGTTAATGTTCTAATTGACATGGTTCCTACTAACCCAGTAGCAGCTATGGCAAACGGTAACATGCTTCAAATAATTGTCTTTTCAATTTTATGTGGTGTTGCCCTTACAATGTTAGGTAAAAAATCAGAAAAATTAATAGCAATTTGTTCTGACATCAATGACATGGTTTTAAAAATAGTTGAAATTATAATGTTATTCGCACCAATCGGTGTTTTCGGTCTTATCGGTAAAACCTTTGCAACTCTTGGATACGGAGCTATGAAGCCACTTTTAGTTTATATGCTTACTGTAATAGGTGCTCTACTTATACATGCACTATTTACTTATCAAGGATTACTCTTCGCTTTTGCAAGATATAACCCTATTACATTCTTCAAGAAATTTGCACCTGCAATATCTGTAGCTTTCTCTACATCTAGTAGTGGTGCTACTATTCCAGTAACAATGGATACTCTTTTGACTAGATTTAAAGTACCAAAAGATATAACTTCTTTCACTATCCCACTTGGAGCTACTGTTAATATGGACGGAACTGCTATAATGCAGGGAGTTGCTACAGTATTTATCGCTCAAGTGTATGGTGTAAATCTTGGCCCTGCTGATTATCTTGCAGTAATTCTTACAGCTACTCTGGCATCTGTTGGTACTGCTGGTGTTCCTGGTGTAGGACTAATCATGCTGTCTATGGTTCTTACTCAAGTAGGAATTCCTGTCGAAGGAATCGGACTGATCATGGGTGTTGACAGAATCCTAGACATGACTAGAACTGCTGTTAATATCACTGGTGATGCTGTTTGTACTCTGATCGTTGCAAAAACAGAAGGAGAACTTCTTCCTGAAGAGGAGTTAGAAGTAGCATAATTTCAAAAAAAAATATTTACTAAAAAACCCCTCATCCAGGAAGTGCCTGGATAAGGGGTTTTAAATTTAACATTATCTAGAATAAATTATTCTACTTCCAAACTACTTCTGCAGCCTTTCTAGGCACAGTTCTTTTGTAACTTATATCTGGATAACCTATTACCATACATGTCGCAACTTGTTTTCCTTCTTTTATTCCAAGAAACTCTCTTATCTCTTTGTTCCCTTCTGCCGCCCTCACAAAAAATCCGCTAAATAAAGCTCCGAGATCTAGGGCATTTGTCATAAGCTCCATATTCGAAGATGCCAAAACACCGTTAACTTGAAAGTTTGCAGTTACAACTATAACAGCAGGTGCATTAAAGAATAGCTCATCTTCTTTATCTGGATTTTCTTTGTATTTATCATACATCCTTACCCAAAGTTTTGCATACTTCACATACATAATATTATCTGGAGTTATATTGGATAAAATTTTATTTCCTATATCATTTAGAGTTTCTAACGTTAATCTTCTCAGTTCCTGTAAACCTTCTCTAACAACAATATAAGATACGTCCTGCATATTCCCCGCTGTTTCTGTGAATCTACCAGCCTCTATAATTTTTGAAAGTTTTTCTTCTTCCACATCTTTGTCCTTAAACTGCCTTATACTCCTTCTGAATTTTATAAAATTCATCAAATTATCAGAATCTATCTGAAATGTATCCTTGTCATAATCTATAACTTCTGCCATATCGTATTCATCGGTAGTAATTGCATCTGTCGGACAGACCGCTATACAGTGACCACATTTAAAGCAGGTCACATTGTTAATTTTAGCCTTATTATCTACCAACTCTATATCCTTTGGAAAACAGTCTTTAACACAAAGTCCACAACCTATACATTTTTCATCGTTGACAATCATCATAGTTTTTACACTCCTAATTTAGATTTTGTAAAATTTATTTTATAAAGCTCTTTTTAAAATTTCTTTAGAAACTTCTAAAGTAACCTCTTTACTTTCTGACAAGGCTGTCATTCCATGATTTTTCAAGGAATTGATAATCTTTTGGATGTCTCCTTCCCCTATATTGTAATCTGAAAGTTTTGTTTTTATCCCAAGGCTGTGGAAAAATTCCTCAGTTTTTAAGATCGCCTTATCTATTTTTTCATCTTCGCTGCCGTCTTTTATATTCCACACTCTCTCAGCGTATTGCAGAAGTTTTTCATGTTTTTCTGATTTTCTTACCTTCCATATTGCTGGCTGAACTACTGCCAGGGTTTTAGCGTGGTCTAAACCAAACAAGGCTGTTATTTCGTGCCCTATCATATGAGTAGTCCAGTCCTGAGGAACTCCTGAACCGATGAGGCCGTTTAAGGCCATAGTGGCACACCATACAAGGTTAGCTCTAGCATCATAATTTGTAGGATTTTCTATGGTTTCTTTTCCCACCTCTATAAGAGTCTGAAGTATCCCTTCTGAAGTCCTGTCCTGAAAACCTGCATTTACTGGATATGTTACGTATTGTTCTACAGTGTGGATGAATGTATCCACAACACCATTTGCAACCTGTGTAGCAGGAAGAGTGTATGTAAGAGTAGGATCAAGTATTGAAAATTTAGGGAATGTGAATTTGCTGAATATAGGAAGCTTATTTATTCCATTGGTTATTACAGCTCCGTTATTCATCTCAGAACCTGTGGCAGGAAGAGTGACTACAGTACCAAAGGGTATGGCTCCTTCTACCGGGATAGGCTTGAATCCAAATTTTAAAAGTTCACTCTCTCTTCCAAGGTACTCATCTGCAACAGAGGCTATAGCTATAAATTTTGTTCCATCCATTACAGAACCTCCTCCTACAGCAAGAAGGAAATCAATCTTTTCATTTCTAGCTATTTCTACGGCTTTCATCAGAGTTTCAAATTTTGGATTGGCCTCTATACCTCCAAACTCAAATATTTCTCTTTCAGATTTTCCAAGCTCCTCCTTGACTTTATCTAGTGTCCCAAATCTTTTTACAGAGCCACCTCCATATGTGATAAGAATTTTTGCATTTTTCGGTACCAGACTGTCTAAGTTGGTTATCTGATCTTTACCGAAAACTATATTGGTTGGATTATAAAAACTAAAATTTAACATGCGTTCCTCCTAATATATTATTTTGATATCTATATTAATCTTTTGTATCTGACGAACATTTTATTATACACATTCCCTTTTCTTCATCATATTTTTTGATCTGCTCCTGAAGATCTTCCCTTGTAACAATAAGCTCCTGTATTTTTTCTTCTATAAGCTCCACATGATCAAGAAGAATCTTTTTTCTTTCATCCACTGTTTTCATTCCGCCTTTTTTCAGAGAGATATAATGCTTTATTTCTTTTAAGGACATTCCAGTTTCCTTTAGATTTAAAAAGAATTCTATCCATAACAGATCATCTTTCGTGTAAACTCTGTTGTCGTTCTTGTCTCTGGCAATCTTTCTGATTACGCCGTTTTTTTCATAATATCTTAGTTTGGATTTTGTTATATGAAAATGTTTTGCTACCTCATCTATATTCATGTCAGACCTCCCATCTTAAGTACAATATAAATATACACCTTAGACCATAGTTTAAAGCAAGTTTTTTTTAATTTTATAGAATAGAAAAATAATAGACATAGGAGGTTGTATATTTATGTAGGAATAGCTCTTAAAAATAAGAAGAGTATATTAAGCGTAATAATTAACTGAAGTTGCTGCTTTAAAGAAATTCTTATAAATTACTAAATTTACAAGAATATTAAAGTCAAAAGATTTTGTCACGAATGAAAACAGATAAAAAACAAAAAAATTAACACGAATAAAGATAAAACATTTTGACCACAGAGGGCACAGAGAAAAAGAGAAAGTTTCATATAGTGAAAATAGAAATATTTTAATTTTTAAACTACTTTCCCCTTTAAAAAATGCCGTTAAGAAATCATCTTGTGAAATCCACTTTCATTGAAATAAGGAGGTTTACCGACTATATTTCAATAGAAAGTTAGTTCAGAAGTGATTTTAGGTATTTTTTAGGGGTGCCTTTTCTTTGGTTACTTTCTTTGGGCAAGCAAAGAAAGTAACACAGCTTTTCCGATAAATTCAATATTTTACTTTAAATTGGCAAAATTTATATTTTAAAAGGAGGAGATTATGAGAAATTTTTTGGCAATTTTAGGTGTTGTTTTTTTAGTGATACTTTTTATACTTTTGTTTAGATAGAATTACGAAGGAAGTACTGAACTTTACTTTATAATACCAAAATTATTTGTTAACTTGGACAAAATAATAATCAGCTTATTGAGGAGGGGATATAAATGGAAAAGTTTGAGTACATGAAAAAATACGGTCATGAACAACTAGTTTACTTTTTTGACAAGACCACTGGCCTCAAAGGGGTCACATGCATTCACGACACAAGCCTAGGACCAGCATTAGGTGGTACAAGAATATGGGATTACGAAAATGAAGAAGAGGCTATATTAGATGCTTTCAGGCTTTCTAGAGGGATGACATACAAGGCTGCCTGTGCAGGACTTAATCTCGGAGGGGGAAAAACTGTTTTATATGGTGACCCAAAAGTTGTTAAGAGTGAAGCTTATTTCAGAAGTCTCGGAAGATTTGTACAGAGCTTAAACGGAAGGTATATAACTGCCGAAGACGTAAACACAAATACCAAAGACATGTCCTATGTAGCCATGGAAACCGACTATGTAGTAGGTTTGCCTGGAAAAAGCGGAAACCCTTCACCTGTAACTGCCTGGGGTATTTTCATGGGTATAAAAGCTACTTTAAAAGAGGTCTTCGGAGACGATTCTATTAAGAATAGAAGTTTTGCTGTACAGGGAGCAGGCCAGACAGGATATTATCTCATAAAATATCTTTTGGGAGAAGATTATCTTGATAAAAACTTTAAGGTTGAAAAAGCCTCTAAAATATATTTTACAGAAATAAATGACGATCATATAAAAAGAATGAAAGATGAACATCCTCAGGTTGAATTTGTCAAACCTGACGATATATATTCTTTAGAGGTGGATATATTCTCCCCCTGCGCCTTAGGAGCCGTCATTAATGATCATACAGTGCCTCAGTTTCGCTGTAAGGCCATTGCCGGCAGTGCAA
Encoded proteins:
- a CDS encoding iron-containing alcohol dehydrogenase; this translates as MKNFNYNIPTKILFGKGKVEKLGSEISKYTSKVLLVYGMSSIKRSGLYNLIKKQLADFNIECFELAGVDPNPRIESVYEGAKICKENNIGLVLAAGGGSVIDCAKAIAAQVKYEGDVWQDFYVDNKLGELRDALPVASILTLAATGSEMNGNSVISKMDTNEKIGIGHAKLRPVFSILDPTYTFTVNKFHTAAGVVDIMSHVFEQYFSPDKRGYLQSRLMEGILKTAINFGPVALKDPENYEARANLMWAGSLALNGMLSCGKESTDWATHAMEHELSAQYDITHGMGLGILTPYWMDYVLSEENAHRFVDYAKNVWGIEGDCEMSVARKAIAKTREFFTSLGTPKTLTEVGIDHEKFEIMAERAVKNGPLGTMQALEKEDVLEIFTMAL
- a CDS encoding thioesterase family protein, with the protein product MFISKYKVRISDINYGGHMGNERALVAFQQARIEWLETLGLSEISIGEDKGLIQRRANVEYLKEVSLGEVLDIKICPAEIKGSYFVLAHEVINQEGVRVLTGNVTLGSFDYNSKKLARIPSKLKEILEKEIVIKG
- a CDS encoding FAD-dependent protein, which produces MKVAINNIMVFIEKDQEKALIKEIEKRGIRKNNIGHIEYEKKSIDSRKKKDIKLVYNITVTLEKELDINRLNNVSLINEKIFPKRRAKEEKGTIAIIGTGPAGLFAALRLCEYGYEPLIFERGKKVDERHKSVDLFYTMDQLDEDSNIQFGEGGAGTYSDGKLNTRIKSEYISKVFKELVDHGAQKEIMWDYKPHVGTDVLKDVVKNLREKITSMGGKFYFETKMTDIEAVNGKVRKIEVQNKNKGKESIEVDHLLLCIGHSARDTYQMLYNRGVYMENKAFAVGARIEHPRADIDRMQYGDYADHPLLGAATYNMAYNNKAEERGVFSFCMCPGGEIVNAASEKGGTLVNGMSYSTRDGEFSNSALVVAVKENEFGEELFSGMKFQRELEKKAYDTISNYGALYQRAEDFLKNQKSSMEIESSYKMRLESHNLNDFFPEFISRNMKMALEHWGKNKYFLSSKANLIGPETRTSAPVRITRKESGDSVSVQGLYPVGEGAGYAGGIMSAAVDGLKIVDLVFTEVVE
- a CDS encoding CGGC domain-containing protein codes for the protein MDIKLAAIIQCEKAKNRCSGYACTDSFYKKINSFNDYSSETQYISFTCGGCNGKGVGPKINNLVRRMPKLADIKNSEIAVHLSSCIVLDNRHSDRCSNVDYMKSIIKKAGLKTIIEGTYISKTAQKKRESGVYKKYTQ
- a CDS encoding ATP-binding protein produces the protein MITIFMGQIYMSPFSSWFRFSIAGVVLPIALLFFSDIPILITCAVIGFFIPFFRAFVEFLNVSNIEYIEAFHKYLPTIGYYLMYGLLFIALDIRNKRDKFSIFILSMWICDSTSNILELSIRNIWWDFPFKVAIFQAILVGFVRAFVVYLFYNFVLYVKNRYDKDKKDKEYKDSLIFVSKLKTEVFFLKKSIDDIEHTMEKSYLLYDELQEAELKNYALEISRNIHEIKKDYFRVVTGIESTLETEMEERNFTMSLFDVLQIIEDSTKKFLNSVDKDIYLKFDVKKNTKLINYLPLISLINNLIINSIEAIDKNGLITVEGTIENKNLVITVTDNGPGIEKEDLKLIFQPGFSTKYDLVSGKMSTGIGLSHVKNLVDEYYQGELYCDSIQNVFTSFTIKIPVTNLI
- a CDS encoding response regulator gives rise to the protein MNFYIVDDDPGIQKILKNILIKNKLGEIVGTANEGAKAIEDIKILKPDIVLADLLLPKVDGIGIVNALRNTDIDTNFIMISEVRSPEMISRAYESGVEFFITKPINVVEVLSVIKKVQEKIKMSNVIASFESAFKSMDMLRNNPQKTTPEKNDIRKEINIVLGELGILGDLGCNDISDGILWIKDQSDKSKQQYKLSDVYNFLKTVHEKNEGVEINTSTIEQRIRRTITKVLQNISNLGIEDYGNEIFLKYSGTIFDFKEVRKQMDFERGKSPYCGKISVKKFFEGILLMLKI
- a CDS encoding dicarboxylate/amino acid:cation symporter is translated as MKKMQLTTKIFIGLLLGAIIGAMLYPVREVPFVHDYVIGFGFHLVGKIFMNSIKMMVVPLVFFSLIMGTTSITDIKKLGRIGTKTLSFYLGTTALAITIALGLANLVNPGKGLDLGTIESSAFSVKESKTFVNVLIDMVPTNPVAAMANGNMLQIIVFSILCGVALTMLGKKSEKLIAICSDINDMVLKIVEIIMLFAPIGVFGLIGKTFATLGYGAMKPLLVYMLTVIGALLIHALFTYQGLLFAFARYNPITFFKKFAPAISVAFSTSSSGATIPVTMDTLLTRFKVPKDITSFTIPLGATVNMDGTAIMQGVATVFIAQVYGVNLGPADYLAVILTATLASVGTAGVPGVGLIMLSMVLTQVGIPVEGIGLIMGVDRILDMTRTAVNITGDAVCTLIVAKTEGELLPEEELEVA